The following proteins come from a genomic window of Triticum aestivum cultivar Chinese Spring chromosome 6A, IWGSC CS RefSeq v2.1, whole genome shotgun sequence:
- the LOC123127375 gene encoding uncharacterized protein isoform X1: MVFYRATNESLPMFFCRQLFALLETVRSFDRYIVRQRSCSSVTNSASASVRCRLVCSSCGRRRSMLQSVPQKLLPPSSLPPSETKLGADNRPLNTELCCQRLQCIMSIEEIEEEQTQEAKKGGKEKLLKKKLEGHDHTHKKYVMDTWSFADNLNYCAFFQLFV; the protein is encoded by the exons ATGGTCTTTTATAGAGCTACAAATGAATCTTTACCAATGTTTTTCTGTAGGCAATTGTTTGCTCTGCTTGAAACTGTAAG GTCCTTCGATCGGTATATTGTGCGTCAAAGGTCCTGTTCATCTGTAACAAATTCTGCTTCAGCCTCAGTC AGGTGTAGGTTGGTCTGCAGCTCATGTGGGCGGAGGAGAAGCATGCTTCAGTCTGTCCCACAGAAGTTGTTGCCGCCATCCTCGCTGCCACCGTCGGAGACGAAACTTGGTG CTGACAATCGTCCGTTGAATACTGAGCTATGTTGCCAAAGATTACAATGCATTATGTCCATAGAA GAAATTGAAGAGGAGCAGACACAGGAagcaaagaaggggggaaaggagaagttgctcaagaagaagttggagg GTCATGATCATACACATAAAAAATATGTGATGGATACATGGAGTTTTGCGGATAACCTAAATTACTGTGCCTTTTTCCAACTTTTTGTTTGA
- the LOC123127375 gene encoding uncharacterized protein isoform X3 has translation MVFYRATNESLPMFFCRQLFALLETVRSFDRYIVRQRSCSSVTNSASASVVGLQLMWAEEKHASVCPTEVVAAILAATVGDETWWLHRFRNHTDEWNPTEPMEIEEEQTQEAKKGGKEKLLKKKLEG, from the exons ATGGTCTTTTATAGAGCTACAAATGAATCTTTACCAATGTTTTTCTGTAGGCAATTGTTTGCTCTGCTTGAAACTGTAAG GTCCTTCGATCGGTATATTGTGCGTCAAAGGTCCTGTTCATCTGTAACAAATTCTGCTTCAGCCTCAGTC GTTGGTCTGCAGCTCATGTGGGCGGAGGAGAAGCATGCTTCAGTCTGTCCCACAGAAGTTGTTGCCGCCATCCTCGCTGCCACCGTCGGAGACGAAACTTGGTG GTTGCACCGATTCAGGAATCACACGGATGAATGGAATCCAACAGAACCAATG GAAATTGAAGAGGAGCAGACACAGGAagcaaagaaggggggaaaggagaagttgctcaagaagaagttggagg GTTAG
- the LOC123127375 gene encoding uncharacterized protein isoform X2, giving the protein MVFYRATNESLPMFFCRQLFALLETVRSFDRYIVRQRSCSSVTNSASASVRCRLVCSSCGRRRSMLQSVPQKLLPPSSLPPSETKLGADNRPLNTELCCQRLQCIMSIEEIEEEQTQEAKKGGKEKLLKKKLEG; this is encoded by the exons ATGGTCTTTTATAGAGCTACAAATGAATCTTTACCAATGTTTTTCTGTAGGCAATTGTTTGCTCTGCTTGAAACTGTAAG GTCCTTCGATCGGTATATTGTGCGTCAAAGGTCCTGTTCATCTGTAACAAATTCTGCTTCAGCCTCAGTC AGGTGTAGGTTGGTCTGCAGCTCATGTGGGCGGAGGAGAAGCATGCTTCAGTCTGTCCCACAGAAGTTGTTGCCGCCATCCTCGCTGCCACCGTCGGAGACGAAACTTGGTG CTGACAATCGTCCGTTGAATACTGAGCTATGTTGCCAAAGATTACAATGCATTATGTCCATAGAA GAAATTGAAGAGGAGCAGACACAGGAagcaaagaaggggggaaaggagaagttgctcaagaagaagttggagg GTTAG